A window of Chloroflexota bacterium contains these coding sequences:
- the lysA gene encoding diaminopimelate decarboxylase, whose amino-acid sequence MQVRGNQLYLGGIPAVDLAQEYGTPLYVYEEDTIRTRYAELVESIPYRKLRIHYACKANVNVEILKLLREMGANVETVSKGEILLARKAGFAPEQILYTCSNATVEELHFAVASGVTINLDSFAQIRRYGELRPGSSISIRINQGIGAGHHAHVITGGPESKFGIDFTQLEEAKALAKRYNLTIVGIHQHIGSNVLDEALLIEGMKALLATAARLAHLEFVDFGGGLGIPYRPDERRLNIREFGRMASALFADFCRAYGKELTMVLEPGRYLVAEAGTLLATVTDVKRTPHRTFVGIDTGFNHLIRPAMYGSYHPILNASCVRGREEIVTVAGNLCEAGDLFAKDRKLPECKEGDILAILNAGAYGFSMSSNYNARPRPAEVLVSQGQARVIRARERME is encoded by the coding sequence ATGCAGGTGCGAGGCAATCAATTGTATTTGGGTGGGATACCTGCCGTTGATTTAGCCCAAGAATACGGTACCCCCTTGTACGTGTACGAAGAGGACACGATCCGGACACGGTACGCTGAACTAGTGGAAAGCATCCCGTATAGGAAGCTGAGGATTCACTACGCATGTAAAGCGAATGTCAACGTCGAGATCCTAAAACTCCTGCGCGAGATGGGCGCCAACGTAGAGACGGTCAGCAAAGGAGAGATACTCTTGGCGCGCAAGGCTGGGTTTGCGCCGGAACAGATCCTCTATACCTGCAGCAATGCCACAGTAGAGGAATTGCACTTTGCGGTTGCCAGTGGAGTAACTATCAATCTCGATTCCTTCGCACAGATCAGACGATATGGCGAGTTGCGCCCGGGCTCATCCATTTCCATCCGCATCAACCAGGGCATTGGAGCTGGACACCATGCTCATGTCATCACCGGAGGGCCGGAAAGCAAGTTTGGCATTGATTTTACCCAGCTCGAAGAAGCCAAGGCTCTAGCGAAGCGATATAACCTGACTATCGTTGGTATCCATCAACACATCGGTTCTAATGTATTGGACGAAGCACTCCTCATCGAGGGGATGAAAGCCCTCCTGGCGACGGCGGCAAGACTAGCTCATTTGGAATTCGTTGACTTTGGCGGAGGATTGGGCATCCCTTACCGGCCAGATGAGAGGCGCCTGAACATCCGCGAGTTTGGCCGCATGGCCTCTGCTTTGTTTGCCGACTTTTGCCGGGCCTATGGCAAAGAGCTCACCATGGTGTTGGAACCAGGTAGGTACTTGGTTGCAGAAGCCGGAACTCTGCTGGCTACAGTTACCGACGTGAAAAGGACCCCTCACAGGACATTCGTAGGCATTGACACCGGGTTCAATCACCTTATCCGACCAGCAATGTACGGCTCTTACCATCCCATATTGAATGCCAGTTGTGTTCGAGGAAGAGAAGAAATCGTCACCGTGGCGGGTAACCTATGCGAGGCTGGGGATCTGTTTGCCAAGGATAGAAAGCTCCCTGAGTGCAAGGAAGGAGACATACTGGCCATCTTGAACGCTGGCGCGTATGGCTTTTCCATGAGTTCGAACTACAATGCTCGGCCAAGGCCAGCAGAGGTTTTGGTCAGCCAAGGCCAAGCGAGAGTGATCCGCGCAAGGGAACGTATGGAATAA
- the rbsK gene encoding ribokinase: MAKVVVVGSSNTDMVVRVPHIPAPGETVLGGEFVMAAGGKGANQAVAAARLGAQVTLVARVGQDVFGERALAGFRQEGIATQYITIDPEAASGVALIFVDANGENSIAVASGANAHLTPQDVQQAKEAIEAADVLLLQLETPLETVWQAAEIAQRAGVRVVLNPAPACPLPADILALVDVLTPNEGEASLLAARQITQATTLADAEAAARCLIEQGVKTVIITLGARGALIVTPDFQQLVPGFAVDVVDTTAAGDAFNGGLAVALAEGKTLAEAVRFANACGALAATKLGAQPSLPTAEEVARFLMERR; the protein is encoded by the coding sequence ATGGCAAAGGTAGTCGTCGTAGGCAGCTCGAATACAGACATGGTAGTGCGGGTGCCGCATATCCCAGCGCCTGGTGAAACGGTGCTTGGAGGCGAGTTCGTCATGGCGGCAGGGGGCAAGGGCGCCAACCAGGCGGTAGCTGCGGCACGCCTGGGTGCGCAGGTCACCCTGGTAGCGCGGGTAGGGCAGGACGTCTTCGGTGAGCGGGCATTGGCCGGCTTTCGCCAGGAAGGGATTGCTACTCAATATATCACCATTGATCCCGAGGCGGCTTCCGGCGTGGCGCTTATTTTCGTGGATGCAAATGGTGAGAACAGTATCGCTGTAGCATCCGGCGCTAATGCACACCTCACGCCACAAGATGTCCAGCAGGCAAAGGAGGCTATCGAGGCAGCAGACGTCCTGCTACTCCAATTGGAAACACCCCTGGAAACAGTGTGGCAAGCGGCAGAGATTGCCCAGCGTGCTGGTGTGCGTGTGGTATTAAATCCGGCGCCAGCATGTCCACTACCGGCTGATATACTGGCTTTGGTTGATGTACTCACTCCCAACGAGGGGGAAGCCAGTTTGCTGGCTGCAAGACAAATTACCCAAGCCACCACCCTCGCTGATGCCGAAGCTGCAGCGCGTTGTTTGATCGAGCAGGGCGTGAAAACAGTCATCATCACGTTGGGTGCGCGGGGAGCCTTAATTGTCACGCCTGACTTCCAACAGCTAGTGCCCGGCTTTGCGGTAGATGTGGTGGATACGACTGCTGCTGGTGATGCCTTCAATGGCGGATTGGCAGTAGCTCTGGCAGAGGGAAAAACACTCGCCGAAGCAGTGCGCTTTGCCAATGCCTGTGGTGCACTAGCAGCCACCAAACTGGGCGCGCAACCTTCGTTGCCCACCGCTGAGGAAGTAGCTCGTTTTCTGATGGAGAGACGTTAG
- the bcp gene encoding thioredoxin-dependent thiol peroxidase, whose amino-acid sequence MLSIGELAPDFELLSDEGKKVRLSDFRGKKVILYFYPKAGSSGUTAHAQGFRDESAKIAAANAVVIGVSPDSTKVLQEFRRKNDLPFVLLSDPDHRVAETYGVWGEKKMYGKSYMGIVRSHFVIAEDGRVMDVQIKVSPEDSVTLAVAAVTK is encoded by the coding sequence ATGCTAAGTATTGGCGAACTCGCACCGGATTTCGAGCTCCTCTCCGATGAAGGGAAGAAAGTCAGGCTTTCTGATTTCCGTGGCAAGAAAGTCATCCTGTACTTCTACCCCAAAGCAGGTAGCTCAGGCTGAACGGCGCATGCCCAGGGATTCAGGGATGAATCCGCCAAGATAGCTGCCGCCAACGCCGTGGTCATCGGGGTAAGCCCCGATTCAACGAAAGTATTACAAGAATTCCGCCGCAAGAATGACCTGCCCTTTGTCCTGCTGTCCGACCCTGACCATCGGGTCGCTGAAACATACGGCGTATGGGGTGAGAAGAAGATGTACGGCAAAAGCTACATGGGCATTGTCCGCAGCCACTTTGTCATTGCCGAAGATGGCCGCGTGATGGATGTACAAATCAAGGTAAGCCCCGAGGACAGTGTCACATTAGCTGTAGCAGCAGTAACTAAATAG
- a CDS encoding SagB/ThcOx family dehydrogenase: MHATAAVTPSTQAKEISLPPPRTKGPLSLEEALLRRRSVRMYRHSPLNWQDIAQLFWAAQGVTRSWGGRTAPSAGALYPLELYAAKADGVYHYLPHGHSVEVTIQEDIRRALWAAGLYQEALAQASVIFIITAVYRRTQIKYGDRAERYVELEAGHAAQNLLLQAVALDLGAVVIGAFYDEAVASALHLPAAEKPLYLIPVGVPAE, translated from the coding sequence ATGCATGCCACTGCTGCGGTTACCCCGTCCACACAGGCTAAGGAGATTTCTCTACCACCGCCGCGCACCAAAGGGCCGCTGTCTTTGGAAGAGGCTCTGCTCAGGCGGCGGTCCGTGCGCATGTACAGGCACAGCCCGTTGAACTGGCAAGATATTGCCCAACTCTTCTGGGCAGCGCAGGGGGTGACCCGTTCGTGGGGTGGGCGTACGGCTCCCTCTGCTGGCGCACTATATCCCCTGGAGCTCTATGCAGCCAAAGCCGATGGCGTATATCACTACCTACCTCATGGTCACAGCGTGGAGGTGACGATTCAAGAGGATATCCGCCGCGCATTATGGGCTGCCGGCCTGTACCAGGAAGCGCTGGCTCAAGCATCGGTCATCTTCATTATCACCGCTGTTTACAGGCGGACGCAGATCAAGTACGGAGACCGCGCGGAACGATACGTCGAGTTAGAAGCTGGGCATGCCGCACAGAACTTGCTCTTGCAGGCAGTCGCCCTGGATTTGGGCGCGGTGGTCATCGGAGCATTTTACGATGAAGCAGTGGCTTCCGCGCTGCACCTGCCTGCTGCAGAAAAGCCACTCTACCTGATTCCTGTTGGCGTCCCGGCGGAGTGA
- the amrS gene encoding AmmeMemoRadiSam system radical SAM enzyme, with amino-acid sequence MDRDSGFSKLTRREFLAKGCAAALATVLGLPAASACALALPAPTQEPIARTPTSIGLREAMHYQRREDGRVHCQICFRECIVSEGQLGFCRNKKNVNGTYYSLVYGLPCALQLDPIEKEPVFHMLPGSSILGVGTAACNSRCKFCQNWEMSQHTLWETLNYRTTPAEAVERALSLGCAAISFTYNEPTVFYEYAYDIATIARDQGLRVICHTNGTMLAAPLQQLLERLDAITVDLKAFTSEFYQQVCTLDLEPVLFTLKQIARSGVHLEIVNLVIPTLNDNPDDIRRMCQWIAENLGREVPLHFTRFFPAYKMQHLPATPIETLEKAVAIADQVGLQYVYLGNAPGHKRNSTFCPKCGELLLLRLHFSVLENNLVDGKCRSCGYPIAGVWEA; translated from the coding sequence ATGGACAGGGATAGTGGATTTTCCAAATTGACACGGCGTGAGTTTCTGGCAAAGGGGTGTGCGGCGGCATTGGCGACGGTGCTAGGCTTGCCGGCAGCGAGCGCATGCGCCCTTGCGTTGCCAGCCCCAACTCAGGAGCCCATCGCGCGCACTCCCACTTCCATAGGATTGCGCGAGGCGATGCATTATCAGCGTCGGGAAGATGGTCGGGTGCATTGCCAGATCTGTTTCCGTGAGTGCATTGTCTCCGAAGGGCAGCTTGGCTTTTGTCGCAACAAGAAGAATGTCAACGGAACGTACTATTCCCTGGTCTATGGCCTGCCATGCGCATTGCAATTGGACCCGATTGAGAAAGAACCCGTCTTTCACATGTTGCCGGGAAGCAGCATCTTGGGTGTGGGCACTGCCGCGTGCAATAGCCGTTGCAAGTTTTGCCAGAATTGGGAGATGTCGCAGCACACTCTTTGGGAGACACTCAATTACCGCACTACTCCTGCTGAAGCAGTGGAGCGAGCTCTGTCTCTGGGTTGTGCTGCCATTTCTTTCACCTACAATGAGCCAACGGTCTTTTACGAGTATGCCTATGACATCGCTACCATTGCTAGGGACCAAGGCCTGCGCGTCATCTGCCATACCAATGGCACCATGCTGGCAGCACCGCTGCAGCAGTTGCTCGAACGGCTGGATGCCATTACCGTTGACCTCAAGGCGTTCACTTCCGAGTTCTATCAGCAGGTTTGTACCCTTGACCTTGAACCCGTGCTATTCACTTTGAAGCAGATTGCCCGCTCGGGAGTCCATCTGGAGATCGTGAATCTGGTTATCCCAACCCTGAACGATAACCCCGATGATATCCGCAGGATGTGTCAGTGGATTGCGGAGAATTTGGGGAGGGAGGTGCCGCTGCATTTTACGCGCTTCTTCCCCGCCTACAAGATGCAGCATTTGCCTGCCACGCCTATTGAGACGCTGGAAAAAGCGGTGGCGATTGCGGACCAGGTTGGTCTGCAGTACGTTTACCTGGGCAATGCCCCTGGCCACAAGCGCAACAGCACCTTCTGCCCCAAGTGTGGTGAACTGCTCCTCCTCCGCCTGCACTTTTCGGTGCTGGAGAACAACCTCGTGGATGGCAAGTGTCGCTCCTGCGGCTACCCTATAGCGGGCGTGTGGGAGGCCTAG
- a CDS encoding sugar kinase, with product MTKKRFVGLGEILVRLSTEGYLRFAQADRFIVNYTGAEANIAITLSYMGMDACMVTKLPDNDIGKCALRKLAMFGVDTSHITFGGERIGLYYLERGVSQRPSRVIYDRKHSAFSEASVDEFNWDEILNGADWFHFTGITPALSENCAKICEKACITAKQQGVKVSCDLNYRKSLWTPEEAQETMRPLMQYVDILFANEESSEKALGIKMDKSSIVGVKPDTEAYAMLAHNLSGTFGFEKVAIPLREPISASVNNWSGLLYSNGEISIAKKYTIQIVDRIGAGDSFAAGLIYGLLHGMDDHTALEFATAASCLKHSIEFDFNLSTPDEVKAIMTGDASGWVLR from the coding sequence GTGACTAAAAAACGTTTCGTGGGCTTGGGAGAGATATTGGTCCGGTTATCAACCGAGGGGTATCTGAGATTTGCACAAGCGGACAGGTTCATAGTGAACTATACTGGAGCGGAGGCCAACATAGCCATTACCCTAAGTTATATGGGCATGGACGCGTGCATGGTGACCAAGTTACCTGATAATGACATCGGAAAATGCGCGTTGCGTAAACTAGCCATGTTTGGAGTGGACACCTCGCATATCACTTTCGGTGGTGAACGCATCGGTCTGTACTATCTTGAACGAGGTGTATCGCAACGCCCATCACGCGTTATTTATGACCGCAAGCATTCGGCATTCTCAGAGGCATCTGTTGACGAGTTTAATTGGGATGAAATACTAAATGGCGCTGATTGGTTCCATTTCACTGGCATTACACCCGCACTATCGGAAAACTGTGCCAAGATCTGCGAGAAAGCGTGCATCACAGCCAAACAACAAGGAGTTAAAGTAAGTTGCGACCTGAACTACCGTAAGAGCCTTTGGACACCGGAAGAAGCACAAGAAACAATGCGCCCGCTTATGCAGTATGTTGATATCCTCTTCGCAAATGAGGAGAGCAGCGAAAAAGCACTCGGCATCAAGATGGATAAAAGCAGCATTGTGGGGGTCAAACCCGATACGGAAGCGTACGCGATGCTCGCACATAACCTCAGCGGTACCTTTGGATTCGAAAAAGTCGCTATTCCTCTCCGCGAGCCTATATCCGCTTCAGTCAACAATTGGTCTGGGTTGCTATATTCGAACGGCGAAATTTCTATTGCAAAAAAGTACACCATCCAGATCGTTGATCGCATTGGAGCCGGTGATTCTTTTGCAGCAGGCTTGATCTATGGACTGCTACATGGTATGGACGACCACACTGCTCTGGAATTCGCGACGGCAGCCTCCTGTCTAAAGCATTCGATTGAATTCGATTTTAACCTTTCAACGCCAGATGAGGTCAAAGCCATCATGACGGGCGACGCTTCAGGATGGGTCCTCCGCTAA
- a CDS encoding bifunctional 4-hydroxy-2-oxoglutarate aldolase/2-dehydro-3-deoxy-phosphogluconate aldolase, with protein sequence MNTRETIEKHKLIVICRKIYGDDLKKLVAALFKGGIRLIEVTIDQQDPDCITKTCEAIHMLSELYGDALLVGAGTVLNEVQVDTTFKAGARYIVSPDYNPAVVRHTKELGLVSIPGAMTPTEILAAHNGGADFVKLFPATVLGFKYIKDILAPITHVKLIATGGVNEENFGQYLDLGFVGAGVSGRLTDKKLLENGDFDELTRRAEVFCQIAKGEGQ encoded by the coding sequence ATGAACACTAGAGAAACCATTGAGAAACACAAACTGATCGTTATCTGCAGAAAGATCTACGGTGACGACCTTAAGAAACTTGTCGCGGCGTTGTTCAAAGGTGGAATTAGGCTAATTGAGGTCACCATTGATCAACAAGATCCAGACTGCATTACTAAAACGTGTGAAGCCATTCACATGCTGAGCGAACTGTACGGCGATGCGCTGCTCGTGGGCGCTGGCACCGTGCTAAATGAAGTGCAGGTTGATACCACCTTCAAAGCTGGTGCGAGGTACATTGTCTCGCCTGATTACAACCCCGCTGTGGTGAGACACACAAAAGAGTTAGGACTCGTATCCATACCAGGAGCCATGACCCCTACTGAGATCCTCGCAGCACATAATGGCGGGGCAGATTTCGTCAAGTTGTTTCCGGCGACAGTACTGGGATTCAAATATATCAAGGACATTCTGGCCCCCATAACTCATGTCAAACTAATTGCCACAGGGGGTGTAAACGAGGAGAACTTTGGTCAGTACCTTGATTTAGGGTTTGTAGGCGCTGGAGTCAGTGGTCGCCTTACCGATAAGAAATTGCTTGAGAACGGTGATTTTGATGAATTGACACGCCGTGCGGAGGTATTTTGTCAGATTGCCAAGGGGGAGGGACAGTGA
- a CDS encoding dihydrodipicolinate synthase family protein, whose protein sequence is MRKMRGVVVAMTTPFTTDGEVDFEALYSEIEFLLKARVHALYPCGTTGEMLFMTSEQREAVAKAVVDKVAGRVPVYIHVGAARIEDTIRLATHAHRIGADGVGVVTPLFFQLNDRELENFYLTVSRSLPQDFPIYMYNIPQCSANDLKPEVCARVVAKCKNVIGIKYSYCDMHRTLDYLQLRMLRDDFSVLVGFDRLLLPALLIGCDGTVSGAASVFPEPFVEAYEKYMAGDMIGAEVAMWRANDIVKKLKAGTSLGTFKEAQRLRGFGGGYVRAPLMEITEQEKESLKQELEMYLYMYRTGDTPFGADAPSSNLHNQSK, encoded by the coding sequence ATGCGAAAAATGCGCGGGGTCGTCGTCGCTATGACGACCCCTTTTACCACCGATGGAGAGGTAGATTTTGAGGCATTGTATAGTGAAATAGAGTTCCTGCTCAAGGCCAGAGTGCACGCTTTGTATCCCTGTGGCACAACCGGGGAAATGCTCTTTATGACTAGCGAGCAACGTGAGGCAGTAGCCAAGGCCGTAGTAGATAAAGTGGCAGGACGGGTACCAGTTTACATACATGTCGGTGCTGCTAGGATTGAAGACACTATACGGCTCGCCACACACGCCCATAGGATCGGTGCCGATGGTGTGGGGGTTGTCACACCTCTGTTCTTCCAATTGAATGACCGAGAGTTAGAAAATTTTTATTTAACTGTGTCGCGTAGTCTGCCGCAGGATTTCCCAATCTATATGTACAATATTCCGCAATGCTCAGCCAATGATCTCAAGCCCGAAGTTTGTGCGCGTGTCGTGGCAAAATGCAAAAACGTTATTGGCATCAAGTACAGTTATTGCGACATGCACCGTACTCTTGATTACCTTCAGTTACGTATGCTGCGGGATGATTTCTCTGTGCTGGTCGGCTTCGATAGGCTACTACTGCCCGCGTTGTTGATCGGTTGCGATGGCACTGTGTCTGGGGCAGCGAGCGTATTCCCCGAACCTTTTGTCGAGGCTTACGAGAAGTATATGGCTGGCGATATGATTGGAGCGGAAGTTGCCATGTGGCGTGCCAATGATATCGTGAAGAAACTAAAGGCAGGTACCAGCCTCGGAACCTTTAAGGAAGCACAACGCTTGCGCGGTTTTGGTGGAGGATATGTACGTGCTCCCCTCATGGAGATAACCGAGCAAGAAAAAGAATCACTGAAGCAGGAATTAGAAATGTATTTATACATGTATAGAACAGGGGACACGCCATTTGGAGCAGACGCACCGTCGTCAAATTTACATAACCAAAGCAAGTAG